CTTTAAAGATGTCAGCTTTAAATATTCTGACAGTGACAGCATTTTAGAGCATATCAACATTCATATAAGACCTGGAGAAAATATTGCTTTTGTAGGGCCGTCGGGAGCCGGTAAGACGACTTTATGCAACCTGATTCCGAGATTTTATGATGTGACGTCCGGAAAGATTTTAGTAGATGGATTTGATATCCGAAAGGTGACGGTCAAGTCCCTTCGATCGCAGATTGGAATGGTGCAGCAGGATGTATATCTCTTTTCCGGAACGGTTTATGATAATATTGAATACGGCAGACCGGGCGCGTCAAAGAAAGAGATTGAAGCGGCGGCAAAAATGGCGGGAGCACATGAATTTATCAGTCAGATGACGGAAGGCTATGAAACCTTTGTGGGTGAGCACGGTGTCAAATTGTCCGGCGGGCAAAAACAGAGAATTAGTATTGCCCGGGTATTTTTAAAGAATCCGCCTATTCTCATTTTAGATGAAGCTACATCTGCACTGGACAATGAAAGTGAAATGATTGTTCAGGAATCCCTTTCAAAACTGGCAAAAGGCAGAACTACGCTGACCATTGCCCATAGGTTGACTACGATTCGAAATGCAGATAAAATTATGGTCCTTACAGATAACGGCATTGAAGAACAGGGCAGTCATGAAGAACTGGTGGCTAAAGACGGCATATATGCTAAACTTTACAGTATGTATAAGAGATAAAAAAGGAAGGGATGCACCCTTCCTTTTTGCATAGACTTTGTCATGTTATACTGAATCTGCTCTTTTTTTCCCGCTTTTGGCTTTCCCCTGTATTTCCGGAACAGGCTCCGCATCATTTTTGGGAATATGCGTCTTATGATTGCTTTCTGTTCCATGAGGGTCTTTGGGGTCGGGTCTTCTCATTCCTGCTTTCGCCATCATGATATCCTTTCTTTATTCGCAAGTTTTGATAGAAATAAGGCTATATTCTCCTCCTCTTTTTTCAGATCTGCATCTGTTCTTCCGAGGCGGTCACATAGTCCTAGAAGTGCTATTTCATGTATATCCGTATGATTTTTTAAGCCTTTGATATCTCCAAAAGGCATGTCCTTTACCACATATAAAATATGCATATGAAATCTGACCAGAGTGGAAACCTGCTCGGCAAAGGTTTCAGGAGCATCAACGGATAATAAGAATTTTTTAGATAATTTTTCACCGATTTTATCGTGATTATAAGCTGTTAACTTTCCATTTCGAAGTTCGGTAGCTGCGGGCTTCCCTATATCGTGAAGCAAGGCTGCCCACATGAAGGCTTTTGGATTGTTGCTCCGATCTTTTCGTTCAGCCGCCTCATCTATGACCAACATCGTATGATTCCATACATTTCCCTCGGGATGATGTGCCGGTTCCTGTTCGGTCTCTTTTAGATCCAAAAGCATATTAAATGGATAGTTCTTAAATTCCGGTAAATCAGATACTTCCTTTAAATAGGCTGATGGACGTTTATCCTGCAATAAGTGATGATCTATTGCAGCAAATAATTCTTTTTCAACTGACATATAATAACACCTCTATATTACTATTATTCTAAGTTACTGCAGAAATATTCTGTTAAAAGTATCCTTTATAATATATAATGAACGCAGTGCTTAAAGTCGGTGCTGCCGCAAGGAAGCGTTCATTGCATTATGCTGCGGCATGCTTGTATGGTATAATATAGTCCATAATATAAAAAAAAACAAGTCATGAGAGTTAAAATTACAGGGGGAATCTTGAAATGAAGATCAATCAGTTGAATATAAGAGTCTGTGAAGAACAGGATAAGGAACAATGGATTTCTTTAAACCGTGAATTTATGGCATATGAAATTCAGGATGCGGAATTTTGGAATAATACCGCTTCAAATTCCGATGAAAACTTTGCTCAGACCTTTAAAGAGGCGTTCCATCATCCGGAGCTGATCACGCTTTTGATGATTGAAAAAGAGGATGGTGCTATTGGATTTGCAAATGTGATGACTCTATTTAGT
This region of Aminipila luticellarii genomic DNA includes:
- a CDS encoding HDIG domain-containing metalloprotein, with the translated sequence MSVEKELFAAIDHHLLQDKRPSAYLKEVSDLPEFKNYPFNMLLDLKETEQEPAHHPEGNVWNHTMLVIDEAAERKDRSNNPKAFMWAALLHDIGKPAATELRNGKLTAYNHDKIGEKLSKKFLLSVDAPETFAEQVSTLVRFHMHILYVVKDMPFGDIKGLKNHTDIHEIALLGLCDRLGRTDADLKKEEENIALFLSKLANKERIS
- a CDS encoding GNAT family N-acetyltransferase, whose amino-acid sequence is MKINQLNIRVCEEQDKEQWISLNREFMAYEIQDAEFWNNTASNSDENFAQTFKEAFHHPELITLLMIEKEDGAIGFANVMTLFSVWSHGKALCLDDLYIKKEYRGNGVGRRVMKYIEEYGREHGFKRLQFQSEFTNPEAHKFYSKLGYTSESMNFYVRYL